ATTTCTTTTGTATAGCGCACTgttataacattaaattgtgCGTAAGCGCTTTATAGTATCCCCGATCATACACACCTATGTTTTAACATGATATATTTCGTAGTGCAGCCGGTAAGTATTCGGCAGCAGTAAATAACGTGTAAATGGATAACATTAATTTTCGTACACAAGCGCAGAGCATGTTTTAAacgctgtgtctctgtgtgtggcatgcttttatattttatcatttttaattacGATAGACGTATCTCTGGTTAAAGTTTATTTTCCTTTAGTAACATTTGGCCCATTGTGTAAGGTATACTTATGTGGCATACGACGTCGTCCTGGTAAAGGAAAAAGTAATGTATTTTGAAAAATTTAGCTCATGCTTGAAATGCTTCTGTGTCATTGAAATTTGATAATTTTTATTTCGTGGTTATTAAAACAAATGAAGCATAACGGCGCGCAAAGTTTCACTGTTATACTACTTGGTTAGTGTCGCAGTAGTAATTCTCTAGTTTTGTCTTTTAGAGTTTGGTTATGTTCTTTGTTAGGAAACTTTGTCTTTActtgtatgttaaaggtttgctgctcAATGAAAAGTTAAGTCTGTATAATTTAGCGTAAAGAAATAACTTCATAAAGTGGTAAGCTGATTAAACATTACTTCAGAATAGCCGTTTTTAGTGGCGACCATTTTGTGTCTTGGTTTCGCCTGAGGTAGGTTGACAGAAAGACGGGTACTTGTTTTTACCGGTTTGATTGGCTGACGTAAGTGACCACGCTCATCTGAAGCAAGGCTTGTcctgtgcattttatttctggATTTGGAAGAGGTAAGTCGCTACATATTCAATGCTTTTATTAGTTTGTTGAcgctttgcttttttttaattataggtGATTAATTTTGTGGTCGTCAGTTTTTTACAACATATTTTTGTTAGGTGTTGGGCAATAGTGTTTAAGCAGGGTAAGCCTTTGTTTAGGTAGTGAAATGCGCCACAGAGCTGTTTCTGTGGCGGCCATTTTAGGTGTGTTTTACAtttgcgctttacattatcctcGTTCTTGTACGCTTACGTTTtaaagtaatatattttgtaaagtaGCAGACAAGGATGTGGCAACAGTAAATCACGTGTAAGTGGTCAAAATTAATGTTGTTTCAGAAGCGCAAAGTATGTTTTAAACGctgtggcatgtcgtacttttctgttttaacatttataattacggtagatttttttaaattaaattgtaaTATTAAATGCGCCACAGAGCGGTTTCCGTGTCGGCCATTTTAGGTGTCTTGTTTTTGCTGAGCATGCGCACATGTACGGAATACAAGTcgtacattttgtatttttttactctATGTCGTTTTGCACAGTCTTTAGATTGGTCAGGGtttatttcactgcatgttgtacttgttatatctatgtatgtgacgaagaATCTTAATATTGAAATCTTCAATGTGATCACTATCCGGTTAtcaatttacaattaaatatacttttatttggTTCACAACATTAAATTGTCTGAAGGCGCTTTACTCTATCCCCATCTATgtagccatatattttaaagtaaCATATTTTGCAATGCAGCCGATAACGATTCGGCAGCAGTCCATTACGGTATTACCGTAAGTTGCATGCTAAACGTCCGTAGTGGTTACGTCGTAGTTATAGACCTGTAAAGTAAGGCAATGACTGCTTAGTTACTACTGCAGCAGTTCACGGTAAATACCGACAGAATTAACCGGCAAGGAGCCATGCCTGCGTGTTTAGGAACTGTAACAGTACGAAAACAGATACAGACCGGTGTGAAACAAATGTATGTGAGGCTGCATTACATCGCAGCGATGTTTGTAGGGTGCACTTTTGTCATTCTGCTCAGTCGATGTGAATTTACTGCgtatattttacagtaaaaatgtaatatgtatTTTACTAGTAATGTAAGCCATTATGAAAGAAACTTGATGTTAAAGGACTGCTTggaatgctacagtaaaaaaatgtttgtggtATCCATGTTTCgtatactaatgaaatgtatacaCATGTCAGTTAAGTCATACATCTTGTCTTTATAGACTTTCAAGAGGTCTGACGACAGAGGGATCAAAGGTGAATATTTTGAAGCTGCTGTCTACCACCAGTTGTTTGAGAATGACTGTGGAGAAGGTTTCAAATGTACATGGTGTTTTCAATAAAGACTGACTATTGAGAAATGTTGATGCTATGAAAGTCGTCTGTCACTTTTCTCTACAGATTTCTGCTGGAGAAAGACATTTCCAAGGAGAAAGTGATAAACGGTATGCTTTGTGCACTTGGAGAAGTTAGCATTGCCACTACATCAGTTAGCTATAGAAATAGAAGCTTAATATgttagttgttaaaatcttatctatctGATTCAAGGTAACCCAGGGTTTTGGGTTACAATTTACTAcctggaagactattccatacttcAGCAGTATGCTCTAAATGCATTTGCTATAGGAAGAGAAGCATAGTATTTTATAGGTAATTGTTATTGTTTAATATGTTATAGTTGTTAATCTTATCTaggtctgatttaaaggaacgtACGGTTTTAGTTTGTGCTACACTAGTACGAAGACTTTTCTGTACTGTaggtacatgctgtgtaaaaaaaaaaagtgcttacttaaattcaatttaaaacataaaaattaacAGAGTTGTTTATGCAACAGGACATTGAATATATAGTGGCAGAGGTGCTTTTTCCCCAATATGGTAAATGGCCATGATATTGATTTTAAGGTATATTTGTGTCTGTGAGATTAGTAATTTGTAGCATTTGTAATAAATTGCATTGTAGTGACaggaaaaattgaaatacatGTGAGAAACCCATCAGTTAGTGTTGAGGTGAAGCTTGTGTAATATTGTTTTGCAGTGTGACTTCACAGGTAAGTGTGTCATTTTAACAATGAAAGTCATGTGAGAGATTGATTGTAGGATAAGGATTGTAATGcttcataaaatgtttagtgtgtaaattgtggtttactgtccAGACACTTCAATATTGATTTAGCTGCATCACTGTTTCTAAGTAGCTGAGATATAGAACATAGTtctcacagaaaaacagcattgtAATTGCTTTAAGTAATGCATATCAATTAAACTTAGTTTTGTGATAACTGATAATTACTGAGTCACCACACACTGCACAACCATAAAATATCTTCTACATGTAACCCATATGGAACACTGTTGGGAACTGGCAGAAGAGAAGACGCTATGAAGTTCCatccaaggaggaacaacttgacagatgcatcattaaagcatttcataaaatgtttattgTGTAAATTGTGGTTCACTGTCCATACacttcaatattaatttagCTGCATCACTGATTCTAAGTAGCCGAGTTGTGTTAGTGTACATAGTTCTCACAGAAGAACAgcattgtaattgttttaatacatATCAATCAAAATTAGTTTTGTGATAACTGATAATTACTGAGTCACCACACACTGCACGACCATAAAATGTCTTCTACATGTAACCCGTATGGAACACTGTTggaaactggcagaagagaagATGCTATGAAGTTACatccaaggaggaacaacttgacagATGCATCATTCGAGCAGTTGTTCGAGGTGGTACTTTGCTGAGGGTaactcagtggtaccttgcttggggatttgaacctgtgattTTAAATTACAAGTGTACATCCCTAGCTATTAGGACGTATAATTGAGATGTCAGTGCAAAGTAAGGTTGTAAGCAGGTGTGCCTTGTGTTGTGTCCCCCCCCTTGTTCATTTGCAGATGCCTCGCACCAAGGCGTCCAAGCGTTcagcagcagcgaagaagaggctGATGGACCGGCGGCGAGCTGCTGATAGTTTTGAtgtggctatgactgatgacggggttacgTCTTTTCCCCCCTACCGGAATACCAAAAAGATCACGACTGTGACTTTCCCGACGAGCCACGACCAACAACCTGAGCAGGCCGCACAGCCGCGGCCTGACTCTGTCATGGCTATGACTGACGGGGTTatttcttttcccccctactGGAATACCAAAAAGATCCTGACTGTGACTTGCCCGACGAGCCATGACCACCAGGTTCCCAccctgggtgccatttgtaGGACTGATGACAATTTGTTTATACCTTCTCTTTATAAAGACAAGGCTTTGACTGATGACGAGGTTTTGCAGCCGCCTCAAAAAAGAAAGGCTGCAGCTATATTACCATCCATGCGACCATCTATATTACCATCCATGCGACCATCTAATTCTTTGGCAATTCCTCTGGCAAACTCCTTGGCAATTCCTCTGGCAATTCCTCTGGCAATTCCTCTGGCAATTCCTCTGGCAAACTCCTTGGCAATTCCTCTGGCAAAACCCTTGGCAAAATTTGAATGTACCGTTGATCAAGAGCAGCATCTGAACCCTGTAAATATCTGTGCAtctcctcattttcctcaggcacgTACTGTGAGAGGCTCCTTCCATCAAGGACACCCACAATTTGGTGTTAACAGGAACAAGCAATGTGTTGCTAATAGTTTGATTGCCATACTAATGTGTAAGATAAAGAACGTTTTAAGCTGGTCAGTCACAGACATTGATCAAGTACTGCTGAATGGAGATGACCTCTACACtaccatcagagatgctgggAGAATTCAAGATGCTTCTGGGTATCTGTTTGTGAGAGATCTACCAACTGAGTACACATTGAATGGtgataaatttgaaataaactaccatgatgacatgtttgttggcttGTTTGGTGTGAGCGAATATGGAGATATGTGCAACATTCTCATGTCAGCTGATCAAGCGGTAAGAAAAGTATTCTCACAGTATGATGCATGTCTTTTTACTCTTAAAGTTAATACATgtgccatcattaagcaagggtcatggtatgtggtgatcgactcccattcccgacgaggagatggagcaagCGATGCATCAGGCAGAAGTATATTGGTGTACCACTTTACCATAGATTCTTTGCTAGACCATGTGAATACCCTAGGACTgtctttagatgcaacaggggaacagtttgagattacagctgtgagtgtgaccAGTCGAAGCATCCTGCACCAGCATCCAGATGGTAACTCCTCAGTCACCAGTCTCAACCAGCCTACCAGCATGTCAGACCATCCAGACGGTGACTCCTCAGTGACCAGAGTCCAGCAGTTTGCCAGCATGTCAGAGAGCGAATATGGTGTGGTAAGGCCAAATGTGACAGACGATGCAGAACCTGAGGTTGATATGCATGTGAGTAATGAAGGTGATGTAGTATTTATCAGTGAGTTATGCAGtgagcagtttttgttcagtcctttgacaacacagcagcaaagaagcctTTCCTGTAAGCTTGGTGTGGTGTACATTGATCATGGTGATGTAAACATGGCTGCACAGTTTCCAATGGGTGACCCTTGCAGAATGGTGCCTATTACTGGTGATggtaactgctttttcagatctctggcttttgctattactggaaatgagaaagaacacaggaaaattagACGTGCTGTTGTTGGTCACATACTAAAAAATCAATCCAGGTATGTTGCTTGTCTTAGGGAAGGTCACTCTTCTGTCACTGAGTATGTCACTGCATCACGGATGAAATATGTTGGTACTTGGGCATCTGAGGTAGAGATTCAAGCTGCTGCTGATCTGCTTGGTGtgcatattttcacatactccaataacaaatggttgaagtactccacatgtattggttctgatccgagaggtatatacctgaaacattgtaatgagtcacaCTATGAGGCTGTAACTTGTGTGAAAGGGCGTGATACTGAGAGTTGTGCCACACGATGCTCTGAAATTCACAACACACCATCTGAAATGGCATCAAGTCGACGAAAACTGGAACGAGGCAAAAGACGGTATGAAGAAAGTATGGtgtacaaggaggaacaacttgagagAAGCATAAAGCGCTACCATGAGGATGAAGTGTACAGAGAACATGTGAaacagtcaagtgtaagtaagtATGCAACAGACTTAGGTCACCGCAAACATatacagcagtcaagtgtgagtaagtatgcgacagataatgaacataggcaacgtgtgcagcagtcgagtgtgagcaagtatgcgacagataatgaacataggcaacgtgtgcagcagtcaagtgtgagcaagtatgcgacagacactgaacacaggcaacgtgtgaagcagtcaagtgtgattaagtatgcaacagacactgaacacaggcaccgtatgaagcagtcaagtgtgcagaagtatgcaactgacattgaacacaggcaacgtgtaaAAGACTTTATGGTTAGTAAGCATGCCACAAATGAAAGTTACAGAGAAGCTGTGAAGAAACAGAAATTTGAAGCCTACCATTGTAATCCAGTATACCAATCAGCTCAGAAGCAAAGTTGCAGTAATAGATATAAGACAGATAGCTGTTATGCCACCGcagtgaaaagcagaaatactgGAAAACGGAGTAAAGAGAAGGATAACAGAAAAGACATTAAGTATGTGATTAAACAGTTTAGACAGAAAATAACTAAAGGCCCAGAATACATTTGTTCAGTGTGTCATCGAATGCTATTTAAATACCAAGTTCTGATTTGCAAGAAAGATGAGTACTTCAAAAAATCACAGGCAATTGCGTTAGTGGCATCACAGTGTATAACTGAGACATACTTGCATAATTGTGTAGATATGTGTTCTGATGATTGTAGCAGTGTTATTGGCCCTAGAGGTTCCTTGTGGATCTGCCACACGTGTCACAGAAAGATTCTTGATGGAAAACTGCCAGCAGAGAGTGTTGCAAACAATCTAGCTTTAGACCCAGTCCCTGTAGAGTTACAGCGTCTAAATTCACTGGAACAGCATCTGATTGCTATACATATTCCTTTCATGAGAATTGTTtctttgccaaaaggtggacaaaatggtgttcatggtcctgTGACTTGTGTCCCATCTAGTGTTCCAAATGTAGCTGAAGTTTTACCAAGAGTcaacaatgatgaccttatgATACGTGTAAAGTTGAAGCGGAAGTTAACTTACAAAGggcattacaaatatgaatttgtgcatccagaaaaaataaagaaggcttTGGTGTATCTTACAGAGAATAACAAATTTTACAGCAATGTGGAGTTCAACAATGACTGGATCAATCCCCTGCAGAAAACTAAAGAAATACCTGGTGATGTAAGTGacatacatgcaaatgaagactgtaatgaaaataacatggaggatgaggaaatggatgaaactctgcaggatagacaacaacatggcatgtatatggatacgtgtcttcaacctgtagacatagcacaagagatcttggatcagcactttgatggaatcatgtctatggcacctgcagaaggaaacaatccagtgaggcttctaactgatgagtcaaatgaagctaaatgttttccagtccttttcccaaaaggaacaggtacttttcatgacagaaagaaggaaaaactgacactgtgtaggtatttaaatacaagaattcttaatgcagatggacgttttggaaaaaacttagactatatattttatgggcagtatttgtctgagcttcagcaggttgtgtcaaatgtgtcaattgctgtgagaaaaggctatgatgcacgggataggtgtcctgtcacatcagaaactttgacaaataaggagtctctacaaaagatgttcaattttgatgaaggttataaatttctaagaccaatcagaggcacccctgttttttggcaaagtgttcagaaagatttgtttgcgatggtaagacagcttggtattcccacatggttttgctccttTTCTTCAGCTGATTTACGTTGGACAGAACTGATGACAGCAATCTTCAAACAAGACGGCATAGATGCATCAAGTGCTGAGCTCGACTGGTCAGAAAGGTGTGCActgttgaaaaacaatcctgtgacaGCTGCTAGAATGTTTGACTATCGATTCCACTGCTTTCTGAAAGATGTCATAATGTCAGAAGCACAACCCATTGGCAAAATACTTGACTATTTCTACAGAATAGAATTTCAGCAACGgggatcacctcacactcactgtttgttttgggtggaagatgcacctaaggttggcaaagatgatgaagatgaagtatcagctttcattgatcactatgtgacatgtgaaatgccagagggtaatgatgaaatgcatgaaattgtatgtagtgtacagcaacatagtaagaagcactcaaaaacatgcaagaaaaaagggaaaacttgtagattcaatttcccacgtcctccaagcaacagaacatttgtgtcatcatgcaaacttggagatggtgagacagacggacagcccctgaaaaaagaGGTAGCAGATGCTATaatgaaaaaagtgaaggatgctgttctaaaccctgaggccaactatgactctgttgattgcttatttagtacaattggtatcagtcaggaaatatttgaagctgcgtactcaagaatcacaaagaaaactaccattgttcttaagaggagaccatgtgaagtgtgggtgaaccaatataacagagaccttttacgctgttggaatgcaaacatggacattcagtttgtggttgatgcatattcatgtattgtgtacatcatttcttatatttccaaagctgagagagagatgggactgctactggcaaatgctcagaaagaggccacccagcaaggtaaccttgatgcaaaagaagctcttcggcaacttggcagtgttttcctacacaatcgtgaagtttcagctcaagaaagtgtttatcgtctgactaacatgaggttgaaagagggatcacggaaggtgcagtttatcccaactggagaaaatgtggtaaaaatgagccttccattgaacatcatacggaagaaagctgagtgtgagaatgaTGATGAACAAGGaatttggatgaacagtatcactgatagatataaagccagaccagaaacagaagtgtttgcaggaatgtgcctggcgagatttgcatctgagtacagaatactatgtaagtCTCAAAGCTCATgccctggaagtgtgcagttggacagaaaattaggatttgtgaaaaaaaggacacgcacagatgcagctgttgttcggtatgctcgcttttcacccacaaaggatccagaaaaatattaccacagcattttgcaactttttctgccacattatttcgatgcacagttaaaaccttctacttttggcacTTACCAGGAATTCTATGAGATTGGTTGTGTTAAGTTTCTtgatgatgaattgcattcagtgaaactggttgtggagtcaaacatgtcaagttttgaaaaggaatcacGTGCAATAGACAAAGCTCAGGAAGATCTACAGCTGCATGGTGCATTGGAAGATGCTTGGGCAGAGATTTGTCCAGAGACTGAACGTGAACGGTTAGAGTGTCTTGCCGGCAAATCCAACATTACACCAGAAATGAGAGAACAAcgtgatgagataccagatttgttaccaaGACTGAGTCGCTATATGTTGCAtgacaatccttgtggtatgtccAAGCAGGAAGCCTtggctttgcttcgctcactgaataacaagcaaTCTGAGATCTTTTACAAAATACGAAACTGGTGCTTACAGAAGGCACGTGGTGAaaacccagaaccatttcatgtattcatatctggacctggaggtgtgggcaagtctgtcttgatcaaagcaataCAGTATGAGGCAGCTCATATCTTGCGTCAGTTGTCACATAATCCAGATGAGGCCCATGTGTTACTGACTGCTCCAACTGGAGTTAGTGCTTACAACATAAAAGCTGCAACGATACACACCTGTTTCCATATTGCAACAGATGTAAAGTTGCCATAtgaaccacttggagatgaaaaaataaattcattgagagctgaactgggaaacctgcagatattgattatagatgaaatttcaatggttgatcacaagctgcttgcgtatattcatggcagattaagacaaatcaaacaaattggagattattctgcttttggaaatgtttcaatcattgctgttggagatttctaccagctttgtcctgtgaaagggaaagctttGTATACTAAGGGTAAAGGTGTGaatctatggcagaatcattttgctatggtggagctgactgaaattatgagacagaaagatatggagtttgcacagttgctgaatcgactaaggaaacgcaaaaggggtgatgcaatgctggAGGAAGACATCGCTATGCTGAAACAATGTCTGACAGGCgaaggacaagacagtactgctcttcatatttatgcaaccaatgACGAAGTTGATCAGCATAACTACCGTATGCTGCGGAATATATGCTCAgaccatgtcatcattcatgcacaggattttgaaagggttgctgcaactggcagactggaaaggaaacatggacatcatgccaatgttcagaagacatgtctcctagaatcactacatgtaggtgtcaatgcacgagtaatgctgctgaaaaacattGATGTTTCAGACGGCctggtaaatggtgcatttggtacagtcagtgacatctgctttgatactgatgaggattttccatcagagatataCATCACGTTTGATAACGAAGCAGCTGGAAAGTTGCTCAGAGGAAAGAAGCCATGCCTAAAAGCAGGGTTGGACAAAGCTACACGAATCaaaccagaggaggagagagtgacaaacagtggtggaacaCGACGGCAGTTTCCGTTGAAATTAGCTTGggcttgtacagtacacaaagtacaaggtctgacagtggataaggctgttgtatcactaaagaagatatttgcagctggacaagcgtatgtagcattaagccgtgtgacttctctggaaggcctcataatagaagactttaaggagactgctatatatgcaaaacaagacattgagactgcaatgcaaagcatgcctgTGTTTATTGAGCCTG
The sequence above is drawn from the Paramormyrops kingsleyae isolate MSU_618 unplaced genomic scaffold, PKINGS_0.4 ups253, whole genome shotgun sequence genome and encodes:
- the LOC140587462 gene encoding uncharacterized protein, with product MPRTKASKRSAAAKKRLMDRRRAADSFDVAMTDDGVTSFPPYRNTKKITTVTFPTSHDQQPEQAAQPRPDSVMAMTDGVISFPPYWNTKKILTVTCPTSHDHQVPTLGAICRTDDNLFIPSLYKDKALTDDEVLQPPQKRKAAAILPSMRPSILPSMRPSNSLAIPLANSLAIPLAIPLAIPLAIPLANSLAIPLAKPLAKFECTVDQEQHLNPVNICASPHFPQARTVRGSFHQGHPQFGVNRNKQCVANSLIAILMCKIKNVLSWSVTDIDQVLLNGDDLYTTIRDAGRIQDASGYLFVRDLPTEYTLNGDKFEINYHDDMFVGLFGVSEYGDMCNILMSADQAHPDGNSSVTSLNQPTSMSDHPDGDSSVTRVQQFASMSESEYGVVRPNVTDDAEPEVDMHSSVSKYATDNEHRQRVQQSSVSKYATDTEHRQRVKQSSVIKYATDTEHRHRMKQSSVQKYATDIEHRQRVKDFMVSKHATNESYREAVKKQKFEAYHCNPVYQSAQKQSCSNRYKTDSCYATAVKSRNTGKRSKEKDNRKDIKYVIKQFRQKITKGPEYICSVCHRMLFKYQVLICKKDEYFKKSQAIALVASQCITETYLHNCVDMCSDDCSSVIGPRGSLWICHTCHRKILDGKLPAESVANNLALDPVPVELQRLNSLEQHLIAIHIPFMRIVSLPKGGQNGVHGPVTCVPSSVPNVAEVLPRVNNDDLMIRVKLKRKLTYKGHYKYEFVHPEKIKKALVYLTENNKFYSNVEFNNDWINPLQKTKEIPGDVSDIHANEDCNENNMEDEEMDETLQDRQQHGMYMDTCLQPVDIAQEILDQHFDGIMSMAPAEGNNPVRLLTDESNEAKCFPVLFPKGTGTFHDRKKEKLTLCRYLNTRILNADGRFGKNLDYIFYGQYLSELQQVVSNVSIAVRKGYDARDRCPVTSETLTNKESLQKMFNFDEGYKFLRPIRGTPVFWQSVQKDLFAMVRQLGIPTWFCSFSSADLRWTELMTAIFKQDGIDASSAELDWSERCALLKNNPVTAARMFDYRFHCFLKDVIMSEAQPIGKILDYFYRIEFQQRGSPHTHCLFWVEDAPKVGKDDEDEVSAFIDHYVTCEMPEGNDEMHEIVCSVQQHSKKHSKTCKKKGKTCRFNFPRPPSNRTFVSSCKLGDGETDGQPLKKEVADAIMKKVKDAVLNPEANYDSVDCLFSTIGISQEIFEAAYSRITKKTTIVLKRRPCEVWVNQYNRDLLRCWNANMDIQFVVDAYSCIVYIISYISKAEREMGLLLANAQKEATQQGNLDAKEALRQLGSVFLHNREVSAQESVYRLTNMRLKEGSRKVQFIPTGENVVKMSLPLNIIRKKAECENDDEQGIWMNSITDRYKARPETEVFAGMCLARFASEYRILCKSQSSCPGSVQLDRKLGFVKKRTRTDAAVVRYARFSPTKDPEKYYHSILQLFLPHYFDAQLKPSTFGTYQEFYEIGCVKFLDDELHSVKLVVESNMSSFEKESRAIDKAQEDLQLHGALEDAWAEICPETERERLECLAGKSNITPEMREQRDEIPDLLPRLSRYMLHDNPCGMSKQEALALLRSLNNKQSEIFYKIRNWCLQKARGENPEPFHVFISGPGGVGKSVLIKAIQYEAAHILRQLSHNPDEAHVLLTAPTGVSAYNIKAATIHTCFHIATDVKLPYEPLGDEKINSLRAELGNLQILIIDEISMVDHKLLAYIHGRLRQIKQIGDYSAFGNVSIIAVGDFYQLCPVKGKALYTKGKGVNLWQNHFAMVELTEIMRQKDMEFAQLLNRLRKRKRGDAMLEEDIAMLKQCLTGEGQDSTALHIYATNDEVDQHNYRMLRNICSDHVIIHAQDFERVAATGRLERKHGHHANVQKTCLLESLHVGVNARVMLLKNIDVSDGLVNGAFGTVSDICFDTDEDFPSEIYITFDNEAAGKLLRGKKPCLKAGLDKATRIKPEEERVTNSGGTRRQFPLKLAWACTVHKVQGLTVDKAVVSLKKIFAAGQAYVALSRVTSLEGLIIEDFKETAIYAKQDIETAMQSMPVFIEPVMEVPSSCKILLHNVEGLTCHLDDLKQDRRYMEADIICLTETWLNLEEDTEDVQLPGFSYHGKPRHQAYDGSDAIFAELKKQQHGGVGLYYKEHTNCTVTDVQCVNIECVQFSVGLLRTTVFVLYRPPSYNLTIFQKNLMQLITRLDSVEGGKIIMGDFNENLLHVSTIANFMEEHGYAQLVKEATTGKGTLIDHVYVKDIVTNSISVSGGRLALRLGLWLS